The Verrucomicrobiota bacterium genome includes the window GGTGAGGAATCGGGTTGTTGGTTGCGCCGCGAACTGCCGACGACTGCGCCGTGCCCGCGGAAGTGGGCTATCGGTAGCATCCGTCCCGCGGCAAGGCAAGCCCCGCGACGAGGCGAGGCGGCGTGAGGGTTTCGCCCGGCGGTCGCGGTGAAAAAGCGAGACGGGCGGAAGTTGCCTTCCGCCCGTCGCGAATGGAGTGGGGAGTTGCGCCTACCGCAGCTTCGAAAGCGTCGCCTTGATGGCGTCGAAATTGGGCAGATCCTTCACCGTCGCGGTCTGCTCGCTGTATTGGACGACGCCGGCCTTGTCCACGACGAACGCCGCGCGCGCGCTGGTGGAGGGGAAATCCGGGATCAACCCGCCGAGGCCGCTGACAAGCACGCCGTAGGCTGCGGCGGTCTTCTTGTCGAGGTCGCTGACGATCTTGATTCCGATCTTGTTCTGCGTCGCCCACGCTTCCTGCGCGAACGGGCTGTCCACGCTGCACGCGATGACGTCGGCATTCAGGCCCGCATACTGGCCGAGACCCGCGGTGATGTCGCACATCTCCTGCGTGCAGACGCCGGTGAAGGCAAGCGGGAAGAAGAGCAACACGGTGTGTTTCTTGCCGAAGTTGTCCGAAAGCTTCACATCGGCGAGGCCGGAGGCGGACTTGGACTTGAGGTTGAAATCAGGGGCTTTGGTTCCAACGGAGATGGGCATGGTTTGTTTCAGGTTTGGGTTTGTCTGTCGCGCGTGCGGTTATAGGGGCGGGTCGGGGGAGTGTCAAACGGAGGATTTGCCCGCGGCCGGGACGCGCCTTTCCGCTCGATTCACGGCGGGTCAAAGAGCCGCGAGCACCTCGGCCGCGTGGCCCTCGGGCGTCACCTTCGGCCACACGGCGCGGATGACTCCATCGGCGCCGATGAGATACGTGACGCGGTGAACGCCCAGATACTTCCGGCCCATGAAGGACTTCTCACCCCAAACCCGGTATGCGGTGACGATGCGCTTCTCCTCATCCGACAGGAGCGGAAACGGAAGTTTGTGTTTCGCCGAAAACTTGTCGTGGGATTTCACGCTGTCCACGCTCACCCCGAGGACGACCGCGCCGCGATTCGCGAACTCGCGATGCAGCGCGGCAAAGGCGCACGCCTCGGTCGTTCACCCCGGCGTGTCGTCGCGCGGATAGAAGAACAGCACGACGGGTTTGCCGCGGAAACCCGCGAGTGAAACGCTTGCGCCGCCTTGCGCCGCCGCTGTGAAGCCGGGCGCGGGGTCGCCTTGCTTGAGCAGGTTCAAAGGCTGGGTGGCCATCGCCGCGGCATCCTCGTTTCAGGATTCGGGGCCGTCAATCGCGGCATCATCAACGTGGATCCCGCCGCTCCAACGCTCACAGCGAATTGAGGATCCGTTGCACATCCACGTGCTTGGCGATGAGGTCGCGGATGAGCGCGATCTTCTCCGTGTCGTCGGGCCGGGTCTTCACGATCATGTCGTGGACCTTCGATGCCGTGTCGTAACTGTCGTCGCGCGCCAGCAGCACGGGGCAGGGGAGCGCGCGCACCTGCTCGGTCGTGGACGGTCCCGGCCGCAGCCCTCCGGTCAGCACGATCCCCGCGACGCGTTGGCCCGGATCCGCAGCCGCGGCTGCCGCGGCAAGGAGGATGTCTTCGCGATCGCCCGGCGTGATGAGCAGCACACCCTGCTTGAAAAACTGCGCCGCGTTGTGCGCGGCCATCGCGCCGACAATGACGTCCTCGACAATGTTCTGCCGGTGCGCGGCACCCGAAAGGAGCTCGGCGTTCAACTCCTCCTGGATGCTCGCAAGCGTCGGGTTGCTGAGCGTCGGGAGGTGCGGCAGCACGCCGAGCAGTTCAAGCCCCTTGCGCTTGAGCCCGCGCCGCGTGAAGTCCTCCACGTAGCCGAGCTTGTCGGGAAGCACCTTGTTCACGATCACGCCGATGATCTCGACGCCTTCCTTCTCGAAGAGCGCCTGGTTGAGCGCGACCTCGTCCACCGGCTTGCCAATGCCGCCGCGCGACACGATTACGACCTTCGCGCCGAGGAGTTTCGCGACCCGCGCATTGGACAGGTCGAACACCGCGCCGACGCCGGCGTGCCCGGAGCCTTCGCAGAGCACGAAGTCCTTTTCCCACGCCACGCGGTCGAAGGCGTCATGGATGCGCCGGACGAGCGCGTCGTAGTTGGAGCTTTGCAGGTAGCGGCGCGTGAAGTCCGGCTCGATGGCGATCGGGCTCATGTCCGCAAGCGGGCAGTTGAGCTTGTAAACCGAGTCCATCAGCACGGTGTCCTCGTCGATCTTGTGCTCGGCGACTTCGACGAAGCGCTGGCCGACGGGCTTGATGTAGCCGATGCGACGGTGGTGCCTTTGCAACGCCGCCATCAAGCCGAGCGAGGTCGTCGTCTTGCCGTCGTTCTGCCGCGTGGCGGCGATGAACACGCGCGGCGTGCTGGTATTGCGGAGGGACATGCGACCGCCACGTCACTCTCCCGGCAGCCGCGTGCCGGCCTCGGGGTAGAGCAACCGGTACGCGATGGCCTGCAGCCCCACGATCGCCGCCACGCCGAGCACGTCGTGCGCGCTCGCGCCCCGGGAAACCTCGGCCGCGGGCCGGTCGAGGCCGAGCAGGATTTGTCCGTAGGCATTCGCGCGGGCGATGTGCTGGATGAGCTTGCTGGAGATGTTGCCGGAATTGAGGTTGGGAAAAATCAGCACGTTCGCCCGCCCGGCCACGGGGCTTTCGGGGACCTTCCGCTCGGCCACGTCCGGCACCAGCGCGGCGTCCACCTGCAACTCGCCGTCGAAGTCCGCCTCGAGCCCGCGGTCGCGCGCGTGCTGCTGCACGAGCGCCGTCGCCGCCTGCACCTTCGCGACGGAGGGATGCGCCGCGCTGCCGCGCGTGGAAAAACTCAGCAGCGCGACGCGCGGCCGCACACCAAGCAGATGCCGCGCAAGCTGCGCCGTCGAGAACGCGATGTCGGCGAGTTGCTCCACCGTCGGGTCGGGGATGACGCCGCAGTCCGCGAAGATCATCGCGCCGGAATGCCCGAAGCGCGTGTCCTCGACTTCGAGCAGCATGCAACTCGAGGCCGTGGTGATGTTTGGCGCCACGCGGATGATTTGAAAAAGCGGTCGCAGGACGCTCCCGCCGGATTCACTCACGCCCGACACGAGCCCGTCGGCCTGGTGCATCGCCACCATCATCGAGCCGAAATAGTTCGGCTTGAGCATCGCCTCCACCGCCTCGCGCTCCTGGATGCCCTTCGACCGACGGACCGCCTCGAAGCGTCGCGCAAAATTCTCAAGCTCCTCGCTCTCGGCCGGGTTGATGATGCGCACGCCCTCGAGCGGGACGTTGAGGCGTTCCGCGGCATCCTTGATGCGCGTGCGGTCGCCAAGCAGGATCGGCGCGCCGAGCCGCAGCGAGTAGAACTGCCGGGCGGCCTGCAACACACGCGGCTCGGTGCCCTCGGGGAACACGATCCGCTTCGGGTGCCGCTGCAACTTCTCGATGACCCCGCCGATGAAACGCACGGGCGCTGTGTAGCCGACGCTTCCCCTCGCGGCAATGGCCAATTTCCCGAGCGCAAACGGGCGGCCAAGAAAACGGTTCAGCCCAAGGGCTGTTTGTGCCATCGTCACGCGCGAATCCGCATGAATGACGACCTCCAGCCCGGCGCGAAGCCTGCGGGTGCAGTCGTGCCCGGGCTTGCGCTGGTGCGGAAGAACAAGTTTGTGCTTTTCGCACTGATGGGCCTCGCAGGCGGGTCGCGATTTGGTCGTCGGTCTTCGGCGTGTGCATCGCCGCTGCGCTGTGCTGGGCGGCCAAGCTCTACAGCCGGCGGGTTGAGTTCTCGCCGGTCCGGGCCGTGTTCGGCTGGATCGGCGTAGTCGTCCACGCAAAGTTCTGACGCTGCCTGCCACGCACCGTTTCCCAATCCGAATCCCAATCCCAATCCTCCCCGCACCATGATCGCAGCCAGCATCCCCCGAAATCTATTCGCCTCGACCGTTGCCGCTGACCCGCAGCCGAAGGCGGCGAAGAAAAAGGGGAAGGTGTGAGTGACTCGCGCGCTGAACAGCCGGCAACCGGCAATCGGCGATTGAAAGTCCCCTTCATCTCCATTCGAACACGCTGAGAATGTCCGAGTAGTCATCCGTCCACACTCGCCGGCCAGGTTGCGGCGGGATCGGGATGAAGCGGCTGGAGCGGCGCAATTTCCCGAGATCCTCTTCGCCACGGGCGAGCAGCATCCAGTGCGACTCCTCCTTTCCGTTCGCTGGGTCATCCTGCATGTCCTCTGCGGAGCGGCACGTGAGTTTGAGTTCACCGGCGATGTCGGCGATCACCGGCGCGAGATTCAGGTAGCGATTCGAGATGTGCACCGCGAGCAAGCCCCCGGGCGCGAGCTTGCGCACGTAAAGCTCGAACGCCTCGCGCGTGAGCAGGTGCAGCGGAATTGAGTCCGAGCTGAACGCATCCAGCACGAGGAATCCGAACTGTCCGTCCGCCGCTGTTCGCAGGCGAAGCCGGGCATCACCCGGCACAATCCGCACCGGGGCGCGGGCGCAGGCCGAGAGGTAGGTGAAGTAGTTTGTGCCGCGCGCGAGGCGGATGACGGCAGGGTCGATCTCGTAATACGTCCAGTCCTGCCCCGGCAGCGAGTAGCTGGCCATGGACCCCGCGCCAAGGCCGATGACGCCGACGCGCACGGCCGGCCGCGAATTGACTTCCGCAAACAAATCCCCGAGCGGTCCCGTGCCGTGATAATACGCAAGCGGCTCGCAGCGCCGGTCCGCCGCGATGAACTGGCGCCCGTGCACCGTGTTCCCATGCACGACTTGGTGGAACGCGCCGGTCGCATCCAGCGTCACCCGCGTCACGCCGAAGAAATGCCGCTCGCGATGCAGTGGCCGCCCGTGCGCGCCCGGGAGCAGGGCCGCTGCAAGAAAGATCGCCGCGACCGCGAGCGCGAAGCGCCGCGGATGGTGCATGAACGCCAGCCCGAGGATCGCCGGCGCGCCGAAGACGATGGCGTTGCGAAGGCGGGCCGGCTCCCAGCCAAAGTGAGCCGCCGCGAGCGCGAGTCCCGCCGCCAGCAGGCCGCACGCGAGCGCGAGCGGCGCATCGAGTTGCGGCCGGGGCGTTCGCGGGCGTTTAAGCTCCGGTTGTGTGCGGACCATGCACGCGAGCGCGAGCGCGAGCGGGTATTCGACGATGCCGTTGAACAGCACGGGCGCGAGCAGCGCGTTGAACCCGCCGCCGAGCACGCCGCCCACGGACATCCACAGGTAATACTCCGTGAGGTGCCCCGCCGCGGGCCGGTCGGCCGCGAGCTTGCCGTGGCAGACCATCGCGGCGCCGAAGAACGTGGCGAGGTGCAGCGCGAGGAGCATCCACACGGGCTGCGTCGCCTCAGTGCAGAGCAGGAACACGAGGCACATCACGCCGTAGGGCAGGAGCTGGTTGACGACGCGCAGCGGGAGCACTTCGCGGCGCGCGAACACGAATACGAACGAGACCAGATACAAGGCCAGCGGGATGACCCACAGCAGCGGGATGCTTGCGATGTCCGTGGTGATGTGCGTGGTGACCCCGAGCATCAGGCTCGACGGGATCAAGGCGAACAGCACCCAAGCGGCTCGTCGCTTCGCCGTGACCGGAGCGCCGGCCTCTCGATCGGCCTGACTTGTTTCACCGTTGCTTGTCACGCCGGTCTGGACACTGGCGGTCCCTCGGAGCCGCAAAGCGCACAACGCCGTCATCGCCACCAGCACCCCGAAGCCCGCCGACCATGCCGCCGACTGTTCACGGATGCGCAGCATCGGCTCGATGAGCGCCGGATACGCGACCAGCGCGACGAGGCTTCCAACATTGCTCGCGCTGTAGAGGAAATAGGGATCGCCCGCGCCCTTCGCTTCGGACTTGGAGAACCACCGTTGCAGCAGCGGCGACGTGCTCGCGACGATGAAGAACGGAAGCCCGACCGTCGCCGCGAGCGTGGCCAGCAGCCAGAAAACCGGCGTGGTTTCCGCGGGCGGCTCGGTGTCCGCGCGCAGTTGGATCGGCAGCACTGCGGCCGCGACAAGCAGGGCGAAGTGGATCGCGAGCTGCGGTTTCACCGGCCATCGCGAGAGCCAGTGCGCGTAACCGTAGCCGGCCAGCAGCGCGGCTTGGAAGAACAGCATGCACGTGTTCCACACCGCGGGCGTGCCGCCGAGTTGCGGCGCGAGCATCTTCGCCACCATCGGCTGCACGCAGAACAGCAGCGCCGCGCTCAGGCAGAGCGTCGCGGCGAAGAGCCATGTCGTCGCGCGGCTCAAGCGAATTGCGGGTGGCCGCGGAGTTTCTCCCAAGTCTCGTCGCGCAGCGGCGCGCGCTGATAATGGGGCCCGGCCAGGGGTTCGGCGGCACCCGAGCGTCGCGCGCGGTCGAGCCAGCGACGGTCGAGCGGCGCGTCCAGCAGCGCGGTTGAATTCGCCGCGAGCGTCGTCTCTTCCTTCTCACCGGTGGCAAGTCCCCGTCCGACGAAGAACCCGGCGAGCAGCAGCGCGACGCGGATCATTGTCGCGCGCGAGTAAGTCGCGAGCGCGCATGGACGCGCCGGGTCGAGCCAAGCGTGGAGGGCGCCAAGCACCGGCAGTGTCCACATTGCGGGATTCGCCGCGGGAGAGAACGGGTCGAACAGAATCGCATGCGGCGGCGGGTGGCCGTCATCGGCTCCGATTGGGGACTCAGTGATGAACGTCGGGAAATCCGTGACCAGCGCGGTCCAGCGGATGCGTTGCGTGCCCCGGGTGGAACTCGCCTCGTTCGCCGAGTGCAGGTCACGCACGAGCGCTTCGTAGCCGGCGAAATAGCCGAGCGCGGCGGAGTTTTCGAGCGCGAAGCGAAGCGGCTCCAGTGTGCGATCGAAGCTGAGAAGGCGCAGCGAGCAGTCGAGCGCTTGTGTCGCGTGCAGGGCTGCGAGTGCGTTCGCCGCGCCGCCGAGCCCGACATCCCAGACCACGAACTCGCTTCCGGCGGCTTCACGCACGCGCTCGACGAGCCGCAGTTGGCGCACGTAAAGCGTGTCGGCTTCCGCCGCCGGCCCGATCACGGGATGGAACGTCTCGCCGGCCGCCAGCGATCGCAGGCTGAACGAGCCATTGCGGAGCTGGACAATCTGGTATTCGGCGGACGGCACGCGCGGAACGTAGCAAGCGGCGGCGGCGCGGCCAATTTTCGATTTGCAGCACCGCGGGGCCGC containing:
- a CDS encoding redoxin domain-containing protein, translating into MPISVGTKAPDFNLKSKSASGLADVKLSDNFGKKHTVLLFFPLAFTGVCTQEMCDITAGLGQYAGLNADVIACSVDSPFAQEAWATQNKIGIKIVSDLDKKTAAAYGVLVSGLGGLIPDFPSTSARAAFVVDKAGVVQYSEQTATVKDLPNFDAIKATLSKLR
- a CDS encoding methyltransferase, producing the protein MPSAEYQIVQLRNGSFSLRSLAAGETFHPVIGPAAEADTLYVRQLRLVERVREAAGSEFVVWDVGLGGAANALAALHATQALDCSLRLLSFDRTLEPLRFALENSAALGYFAGYEALVRDLHSANEASSTRGTQRIRWTALVTDFPTFITESPIGADDGHPPPHAILFDPFSPAANPAMWTLPVLGALHAWLDPARPCALATYSRATMIRVALLLAGFFVGRGLATGEKEETTLAANSTALLDAPLDRRWLDRARRSGAAEPLAGPHYQRAPLRDETWEKLRGHPQFA
- a CDS encoding phosphotransacetylase, which encodes MAQTALGLNRFLGRPFALGKLAIAARGSVGYTAPVRFIGGVIEKLQRHPKRIVFPEGTEPRVLQAARQFYSLRLGAPILLGDRTRIKDAAERLNVPLEGVRIINPAESEELENFARRFEAVRRSKGIQEREAVEAMLKPNYFGSMMVAMHQADGLVSGVSESGGSVLRPLFQIIRVAPNITTASSCMLLEVEDTRFGHSGAMIFADCGVIPDPTVEQLADIAFSTAQLARHLLGVRPRVALLSFSTRGSAAHPSVAKVQAATALVQQHARDRGLEADFDGELQVDAALVPDVAERKVPESPVAGRANVLIFPNLNSGNISSKLIQHIARANAYGQILLGLDRPAAEVSRGASAHDVLGVAAIVGLQAIAYRLLYPEAGTRLPGE
- a CDS encoding thioredoxin-dependent thiol peroxidase, with translation MATQPLNLLKQGDPAPGFTAAAQGGASVSLAGFRGKPVVLFFYPRDDTPGUTTEACAFAALHREFANRGAVVLGVSVDSVKSHDKFSAKHKLPFPLLSDEEKRIVTAYRVWGEKSFMGRKYLGVHRVTYLIGADGVIRAVWPKVTPEGHAAEVLAAL